In Aspergillus chevalieri M1 DNA, chromosome 7, nearly complete sequence, the sequence CGCTCGACCATCACCTTTTTCTTCACGCTATCAACCCTACCAACCAAGGCTACAGTCTTACAGAATTACAAAATAAGAGTGTAAAGTAAATTATCGAAAAGGAAAGCGGATACAGTACTAGACTAATAAGAAAATCCTCCTGCGGATACCACTCCGGGAAATGAAACCGTATCTCCAACAGCCCTAATTTCTGGGTCCCCTTCACTCTTGATCGCCTATCGTCCCGCGATCATAATTTCTGCCATCCGGTTCATGGCTTCCTGCATGCCTCACATGTAATCAGGCATCTCCCTATACGCTTTTGCCAGCACCGATTGCCATTTGCAGGTCTCCGTGCGCATGTATGGAGGAAGACCCTGGAAAGGATTTGGATCGTCTGTGGGAGGATTCTCTTCCAATAGCTCGGCCAAATATGAAAATCCGTGGATCTTGCCCTTGTGCTGATTGAGCCAAGAATAGACCTGGTGGACAGCGCTTTCCAACGCTCCTACCACCCACGCATGGTGAGGACTTGCAGCTTCTCCAATGATGGCGAGATCACCCGACGGCTGGATAATTTTGGGCCATGAGCAACGGAACTGCTGTGGACCAAAAAAGGCAAAGGCACCCACAGAGTGTGGGTTCTGGTACCAATCAAAAGCGAAGTGCTCCAAGTATGAGTCACGTATAAGGTCTTCAAGCTCATCCACTGTCCTTCCAGGCTTACCATCTGCGTGAAGGCGAGCAAGGTCATGGATTAGGACATTCTTTAACTCAGTCTCCTCTCTCCATTTGTTCTTTAGGTCTTTGCTTTTGGAAACCAGAGAGCTCAGTCGGAGCGCGTCTTGTTGCCAAGTATATGAGCAAAGAAGGACGGCCTCCTCTTCTTTCGGGGTTTGAAGGTTATAAGATGGATAGACACAAGTCCTGATCGAGAGGTCTGAATGGCCTAGCCCAGCGTGTTTGAGATTCGCATCATTCAACTTATAGAGCCACCACGGATTCTTGAATTTGATTCCAACCTTGCCGGAGGGTCCATAGCTGAGAGCGCGCATGGCCTGTCGGATGCCATAGTTCAGCTTAGCCTCGCTAGTGTCGATGCGTTGAAGACAACCTAGTGGCAGGGAGCTGAAAACAGCGTTATAGGTGTGAGATTGTCCGCCGCTATTATTATCTTGCGCGTACGCGATCTCCACTTGTTTCTCTCCCTTGTTCTTGATTTGCGTTACCGCCGTACTCGTCTGCACTGATGATGGATTCTTTAGCTTCTGGACCATTTTAGCCGCCAGCACACCGCTACCCCCGAGGATGCAGCGCCAGTCCGTTCCGGGTTGCCAGTCAAAGTCCAGGGATTCTAGCACAGCTTCGCTCAAAGCTTGGTCATACCATTCAGTTCCACTGCAAAATATAAGCATGGTCTGGTACTGTAAACTTATAGAATTGACACATGAGATAACAATACTTACCCGTTAAATGCTTCCATCCATTGAATGGTCTCATAGTTTAACGCTGGATGGTGAGCCCTGTCGGAGATCAATATTGTTAGCAGGGCGTTGATGGCCACGTCACATAGCGAAGAATACAACTTACAGGGCCAGATATGATCGAGCACTATAATCATCGTATTTCATGAGGTATTTCCATCCCTCGCTGGACTTATCGCTGGTGGCCTTATCTTGCATGAGCTTTTCTCGGAAGGTTTTTATAATGCCATTGAAGACGTCGCCTGGCGACTTTTTTAAAATGCTAGGGCAAGAGACGAACGCGTCAGTTGGTTTCTTGGAGCAGCGGCAGGTAATGCAATGACCAGGAAACGCACTCTTCAGGGATTTTGCCATCCTCGTTCAATTTCCATGGATCTAATCCCTGTGCTGAAATTGAAGCGTAGTCGCCCCATTTGGTCGTGCCATTGAAGTGCCACGGCTCTTTGTCGCCCTTGATGTAGTATGGGAGGAGGTCCCCCAGCTTAGAATTTGGAGTATCATTGGCTTTGCGCATTTCCAGATAGTTGAATAGTCGGAAAAGGCTGGACTAAGTTGAGCATGTGTTTTCAGTTAGTGGTCGGAAACAGACGTACCGTTCCATCACCGGATTGTCAGGGAACCTCATGGCTCCCACATCGTAGTAATTACGATTAACGGACCCATCTTTTTTTATTTGGGAGTCGTCGAAGTTATATGTGAAAAGTCTCCCGCCCACTCTTTCTGACGCTTCAAGAATGTCATACTTGAACTGGACTTTGTGTGTTTTGAATTTCTCCTGATACTTCTTGTTGAGGAAGTCCAAAAGCAATCCGGTGAACAGGCCAGCGGCACCTGCACCGATAACGCCAATGTTCAACACGACGTCATTTTCTGGCTCGGGGGGTTTTGCTCTGTCCCCCGGAAGTTTGTCGGCGGGGTCTGGTAGCCGGTGATCGCCTGAAAGAAACGGAATCCCCGGGCTGGGGAGCGATGGTAAAGGGGAAATAGAGGGGCCTTTTCCCACCAAATAATTCCAATCATTTTTGACGGACTCCTCAGCATGCTTGAGAGCCCATTGATTGCGGATGTCTTTCCACTCATTGATGTTCAGATTCAGAGTTTCGTCCATGATGGGGGGAGAGTGGCACACCAAATGGAGTTTGAATTCTGCAAAATGAAGAATATCTTGGATTGAAACAAGGCTGGTTGAGAGAGTGTTGATGAACTTCCTGCAGAGAGAGGCAACTCTTTATATGCCTCCTCAAGGGTGATACGCTTTCCCTAATTGTCTTGGCTCTCTCCGGCTGCCACAATCCTTTCTGATTCCCCGCATTCGCATTCCTTTCTGTTGTCAGCTCAAATCTGTCATGAGGTAGCCAGCTCGCTCGAAAAACATTGTCTCGAAAGGGAATTCTGCAAAACCCACGCCTCGATTGGCAAGCGGCAGCTCATGCTCCAGGGCTCATTGGATATAGTTAACCGAATTCGACGGTCTAGAAGCATGACAAGGCAGCCAAAAAAATTCTATATCTGTCCTATGCAACTCCTGTGGGACACAGGTTGACCACGTATACAATGGATGATGTGGTCAAGAGGGTCAGTGGCGATTTGCAATCCTAGCCGTGGTGGTGACATGCTTGTGCGTTTCTTCTACATGGCTGACCTAGAATCGTCATATCAATTTGCATGGTGCATTGAATTGAGGGATTATCTTCTCTTTACGCATGGTGTGAGGCATTTTTGGGCGAATCTAAATGTAACTAGGTAGATCAGAAAATATTCTACATTGAGCTCTGTCCGAGGATATGTGCTGAGCTATAGAGAACTCTCTAAACATTCGGTTCTGGAATTTCTGTAATTGCAGCCATTCGCCCTAGACAGAACGAATAGCCATAAGGGTGTGTATACCCATACCAAGTGACTCACTACCAGCGGTGCTTTGCCTGCAGGTTAGAGGAAGAGATGGCCagctcttttctctcctgTGATTATTCATTTGGTGTAACTGATTTATATTTTGCTTGTTAAGGATGATCAGTTGAGTAGTATACATATGCAGGTAATTTTGTGGCGCTATGACTGGTACGCAGCCATCACACATTCCACTTGTTATAGAGGTGCTTGCGGTTTATATCCAACCTGCAGTGGATTCTATAGAGAACCTTGTCGGTGCGGGGGTATCTGCAAGGTCCACAACCGGACAGCCCAGCCAATCTTTAGCCAAGGAACTGAATTCCGCAAGACGCAAGGATCCTAAGTCTTCCATCGCGGGGCACGGCATCTACGGTAGATCACCAATAACACTAACAGCAAAATTCCCTTTAGGCCAGTCTCTCAGCTAACGCCAACCGTGTCTATGTGGTGGGAATAACTCCCAGAGTGATCAGGACAATGATGGGCCTATCAGATGTCAAATAAACAGTGCTCATTGAACTATTCCTTAGTATGAATTACACAACAACCTGCAGAAATGTGGATAGGGCAGATTAGTGATGCTACTAATGGATGGTGGTTTCAGGTTGCGGCACCATGCATGCACCAATCACCTGACAGACATTAGTATCTCTCCAATCCACTCTATGACGTTTCAAAGTACTTTTGTTACACTAGGTCGACTATGAAAGCTGCAGCGATGCCTGATCCTCTTGTTCTCTATGCCATCCCCCAGCAGTGGCTGGCTAAATATGCACATTTCAGCTGAAATGTCATATGGACGCTTCATCAGTACGCTTCTTTATGGAAACGATCATCCATTGTTATTATCATGTCTCAATCGACTGGTTCAAATGGATTCAGCTCCGTGGAGTACTCAGGAAGAGCATGGTGTCTCTTTCTGcgcctctttttttctttctcattcTTTTCAGTCCACAAGGACTATTCTAGAGGGGTCTTGAAGACATATATAAGAATACTCGACCTCTCCTGTCTACAAAATTATCATCAGCAACAATAGCAACAGCACCAAGAAAAtctccattgactattgcGTATATCTTCTCAAGAAAATATGGCCTCCAAAAACGCTCTCGAAAGGCCCAAGATGCCTGGACCATTGGTATGACCTAGAAGCATCCGCGATGGATAGAAATCTAACAATACTCATATGTCAAGTATCGCAATACTGGAAAGATCCCCGAGGCGCCTAAGTTCCACAACCACTACACCTTAAGCAACGGTAAGTAAGCGTCTGTCTTTAATATCAAACACCGATGACTCTAATCTGCATCTACAGGTTGCCCTGTCGAAGACTCTCAGGTGTCTGAGAGTTTCAGCAAGCAAGATGGCAAGAATCGCTACGCGTCACAGTTGATCCAGGACATCAACACCATTGATACGATCCCCCATATCACCAGGGTGCAGATCCCGGAACGGTAACACATATACATATGTGTGCCGTGCGGAGTGGATATCCTATTAGTAACCCCCCATCGTCTCTCCCGTTAAGCATATCGTTTATGcgacaggcgcagcctgtgacagcACCGCCTGCAGAACACCAGGTGCAACGCCTATGTTAGAGTCACGGACTTGCCCCAGGGCTGGCCCGCCAGGTTCAAAGTAATCAAGTTGCGACGGTACAGTCAGTCGCCCtatatggagcagagctctggtggcaggccagaaggatcggctgGCAGGTATACAGCTAATAATCACTTGACAGGCCCGGGCTGTCACAGGCATGCTGAAAaccactcctgtagggccactggtCCGCGAGGCAAGTTTGGGTACCGGCAGAAGTTCTGCTGGAGGCCCGACAGTTGGGATACACTACCTGGCTGCTCGGCTTACCGGAAGGCCACCCAGCAAagaagatcctcccagtAAGCTTTCGAGAGGAGGACCAACACGCCCAGCCTGGGGAGCAGACCCCAGGAAACCGGCAATTAAATAAGGCGTCTGGGTGTTCACCACAACTTAGGGCCTTTGGAACGGGGATTCCAGCAGCTTCTGCCGTCTGCATTGAGACAGCTTCCTCTATGCTTGTTCGATCTGTCCATTTCATAACGAGCCGAAATGGTAATTGTACGATGTTAGCATCGAAAGTGATGCCAAACCAAGAAGAATACCATCGGGAAAAGGTATATAATGAGTTGTGAACGAGATTCCATGCTATTCTGAtgttatgggctaagcccgtaatgttaatgactagctatcatacaaaagacttcgttgaagaacagaagaacggatgtccgatcggacggctctatatacaaatgtacatCGTGCGGGGTAGGAACGTGATCGTGTCGGAGCTACAGTTTGGTTTTCCCAAAACTCCTAGGAAGCTTTTACCAGTCAAATTCTATGCTTTACGACCTAAAGTTACTTGAACTTTGGGGACAACCGTGCCGGGTATTTTGCGCTGTCGTGAATATCGCGCATACTCTTATGTACCAAGATGTTTTGTCTTCATCTATCATATAGGTTGATGGGTCTAACATTCAATGTACTATGATTCGTTCCTACCTGTTTCGAGTTGATGTCCACTATCCATAGTTATGCGTAACGTAATCCATGGCCGAGCTGCGAATTTGTATTCCCATACAAAATGACTTATCTTGAGAAGTGGGCATATCCACCAGGCATCGCTGTCGGACTACCGGCACAAAACGAATGACCAGGTGAGAAACGTTTTGGTGGACGTGGATAACTAGTTAGATGGATTGGGTGCCCATCGGCTAAGGCTAACTATATGTCTACCGgacagaaagcgagggcggtcaAGCACCTGAACCGGTGTCGGTGCCACATCTCAAGACATGCCCAAGACGCTGAAGATCACTATGAATCGAGATGATAAAGCTAAATGGTTGCACGCAATGGAAGAAGAGATTGCAAAGCTAGAAAGCAAAGGGATCTTCGAGCTTATCCGCATTAGCGATATTTCGAAAGACAAGCGCATATTCCCTGGCAAATGGGTGTATGACAGCAAGATTATGAGCCCACAGATGACCGATCTTATAAAGCCCGATGAGTGATTCTCGGCAATCTTGTTGAGAAAGATAATATGCACTATAACTAGACAATCTTGCTCTCCTTGCAACGCAAAGTATTTGTCATAAAGCAGCTCTTTCAAACTTTTTGTTCCTTGTGAGACTACGCAAAGGTATCCAGAGGATGCGGTCGAAGTATTCCCCCCATAGCTGAGCACGCAGAAAATCGTGGACGATCTTCTTGCACAAAGTTGTCTTTCCTACCTTCACAGTCCAACGCTTCTCAATGCTACAGCGGGGCTGGTCACATCGCTTGTGAATATTTATACAGCAAGGGATGGAAATTGGTCAATTATGACTTTGTtgaccatcaccaccaccgggCTTTCTGCTTCAGGGTGTCTGGCCTTGATAATAATTTACAGGTGTGGAAAGCTTGTGGAAATAAAACAAGAGCATGATTTCGAGGTTAGTGCTGGGTTCCACAGAGTGATGCCCTAGAAGGACGCTATTTGCACTGTTGAGGTTCAGTCAACAGGCATTCTAAGCCATAGCCGTTATAGCTGGATGTTGGAGTGTAGACTTAAACATTATTTTTTGTATTTGTGTTTGTAATAACCTGCAGTGGATACGATATGAAGCTAGACACCATTGGATTGTTGGAGAAGCGCTGCGCTCGCCTAATAGCTAACTAGTAGTCTATGGTATGGCCACAATGGTGTCCAAGGTATTGCTAATTGGACCGACTATTCATCCGTCCGATCCCTGTGGCGAAATGTGGCCCATCCCGTGATTATGTATTTTGCTTCTTATTGCATTGGTTATGGAAAGAGACCTGacatgtactccgtactccgtattaaTTTCAAGCAAAAGACTAGGAATGGAAATCAGTGTCCACAATTATCAGGATTCGGCTGAACCGAACTGTTGGGGCAGGGGTTGGCGAAGCACTTGCGCCGCAAAACTTTTGAGCTTCACATAACAGTAAGATTTAAGGTAGAGAATGCAGACCCATTCGATTCACAACTAGACAGTTTGTACTGACCCTTAGAGCAGCAACGAGAAAAGGGCAAAAATGGCGTCAACAGTCGCCGAAGAGTCATCCAACGAAGGGGGCTTATTGTGCAGATTGGACGACGATGATACAGTGAATCTTATGGTGTGACTCAATATATCTCAATGGAAAGAGGGATTGCTCTCCAACtcaatggatatccagctaTAGCCTATAGATGATGATCAACATGTCTTTACCACATCATTCTCTAACATAGATTCGCTAATATTCCAATCTAGTTGGCATTTTTTAACTCGGTTTCCAAAATGTCTTCCAAAAGAACCAATAACCTGCCAGCTGATGCAGCGTCATGATAAGCCTCATTGTAAACCAAATTGAACTCGAGCTGCCCTCTGAAGATCCAGACGAAAGTGTACATCTGCCGCGTCAAGGTTTCGACTCCGAGACTGATTCCAAGAACGTCTATTCCATCATCTTCTGTTCCATATGTACGATTCATTAGCAATTCTGCATCTCCAATGCTGGAAATATCCACTTCGGAAGGGGTGGGAAGGGGGACTGGTAGGGGCATGCTAAGGATCTGAAGCATTTGACTGGCATATTCTCTCCGTGCTTGAATGAATTCGGAAGATAGAACACATTCATACTGATGGTGATACTGCTCAGCATTGTCAAGCCAGGACTGTGAAGCAGGAACCTGAAACATAAGTCCACTGGTATACAACCCACACGCATATGCAGGAGTGTTGTATGGCTCTGGTAGATAGGACCTCAGTGTAGTTCTTATCGTACTGGTGTAAGGCTTTTTCTTGCATTCTTCAGGAGCAGCGGCATAGTTGACCGCAGCAATGGCGGCGTGCACGGCAGCAATGATGCTGATGTTTCTCGCCTTGCATGCTTCCTTGATTGCTTCAGTTGTGGATTCGGACAGACGCAGTCGAGCGCTCCGAGTCCCTGCTGGTAGAGTGGTACTGTCCCCCAGATAATCGACTCCTATGGCGCCTCTGGTCAGAGCAATGGTGGCAATGCActtctctgcttctgcttttATTTCGGGGGATGGTGTAGTTGGTATATTCAAGGCTTCTTCAACACTAGGAACGAGTCGAGTAACCTCAAGGCCCCAAGGTAATGTTTGTGGATCCTGGTTAGAGGCGGCTGCTTCGAAGAAGGCGTCAAGGACTTGGATTGCACCGATACCATCTGTGCGCCAGTGGGATGCGTGTATAATTATCTGGGAGTGACGAGGTAGATAGTGTAATGTGACATAAGGACCAGGCTTGAAACTGGCAATCAACTCCTCTGGGGTGATATGATCCTCATCAATGACGAAGAAAGTATCTTGAGTCCATTTGTCCAGACTTTGAGTATCAGGAACGGTGTAGTGGAGGAGACCATCTGCGGCTGTGGAGGCAAGGCTGGGATTATTGAAGCGTAGAACCTTCCATGCTTTGTGCAGCTTGACAAAAATGTCGACGTCTTTTTTAGACCTTGACTTGAATTGAGCAGAGAAACTGAGGGACCAATGCTCGCGGTTGAGAGGGAGACCGCGCTCTCCGATTGTTTTGATCATAGATTCATTTTCTCCAATGGGTCTGGTGTAATGACCAGGAGATTTCTCAGACCAGGGCATATTGAATGAAAAGGATGAAACAATGGATGAAAGAATCGTGTAAAGTATAGATACGAGAGAGCAGGTTGAAGCAGCGTTGGAACGGAAAGGGATTGAGAGTGTCGGAGTTTCTACAGAGCCCGGAGTTATTTGTAACCTATATCACCTTCATACTGAAATGACACCGATGTCTGACATTCCTTCATATTTAGATCTAGACCGCGCAGCGATGTTCGGGCGTCGGGAGCGTTCAGCCTGAACTCCGACAAGAAACTCCGAGATTGTATACATCTTGGCATCGGATGGCAGGATCAGTGAGGAGGCACGTGTACAATCAGAACAAAGATAATGATAATATTCAGTGTAAATTAAAACATCAGAATTTCCCGATATTCTCATTCAATTCAACACAAGCCATTCAACAAGGTTACATGACGACTATACTGTGATCATTTTGATTTAACATGACCCAATCCACCAATACAGTCCTTCTGTTCGGACCACAAGCCCTTTCTTTTGAACAAGAGTCTTTTCATCAGATACGATCTACGTTGCTATCCACATCTCAATACAACTGGATTCTCGGAGTTGTAGCCGAACTGCCTAATCTCTTCAGCAGGGCTAAAGAAAAACTCCCCAAAGTCAAGTCGACATCGGGGGCAAAGCTACTTGATGACTTGAACGACTGGCTTCGCTCTGGCGTTATCAACGAGTCCTCATTCCAGTTGCCAAATATTCTTCTCAGCCcactcatcatcatcgttcACCTGATCGAGTACTCTCAGTACCAACAACTCTCGTCTGGATCGGAGAATGGACACAAAGAGACAATCGGATTCTGTACTGGTTTCTTGAGCGCGCTGGCCGTGTCAAGCAGTGACAGCCAGGTCAAGTTTAAACAATATGGTTCTGTTGCAATTCGACTGGCGATGTTAATTGGAGCTGTGGTCGATGCAGAGGATGCTGTGGGAGAACATGGTGAAAACAAGTCTCTTGCCACGGCGTGGAATTCGCCTGAACTAAAGGGTGAATTGACCAGGGTTTTGGACAGCATTCCAGAGGTAAGTATATATACATTCCTGTCTTTAGATATTTTCTAAGAAGGCAGGCGTATATCTCCGTCAGCTACGATGAAAACAGAGCCACCGTCACCACATCCACCAGCACCATAGCGACTCTCCAACAGCAATTGCGCGCAGCAAACATCATAGCCACTCAGATTGACCTTCGAGGCCGATTTCACTCTACCGCTTACGAGAAGGAACTTGACGCTCTGATTGAGTTCACTGATTCGGAAACATCTCTTCAATTTCCACCTGCCTCGTCTCTGGTTCTTTCAACTTGGGCCAATGGTGGAGAGATCATCAAAGATGACAAGCCACACCACGCTGCTTTGCGCTCCATTCTCCTTGACCATTCCCAGTGGTTCCAGACATTCAGTGCAGTTCAATCCTCTAAGCTGAGCAGCTCCACCGATACTGTTGTCTCCTTTGGCCCTGAACGATGCATTCCCCCTTCTATCCTTCGTCGTATCCCCGCTGAAGTAATTCATTTCGCCGAACGTAACCCGACCACTCGTCAGTCAGATAATGATATTGCAGTTGTTGGGATAGCATGCAATGTCGCAGGTGCAAGTGATCTGGAAGAGTTTTGGAATCTGCTCTGTGAGGGCAAATCCCAGCATCAGCCGGTCCCTGCAGAGCGCTTTGGCTTCGAGACCATCTTCCGTGATGTCGACACCAAACGCACATGGTATGGCAACTTCATCAAAGACCACGACGTGTTTGATCACAAGTTCTTCAAGAAGAGCCCAAGAGAAATCAGCTCGACAGACCCCCAGCAGCGATTGATGCTTCAAATTGCTTACCAGGCAGTTCAACAGTCTGGATATTTCCGGACTCCAAATCCCAACAACAAAGTCGGCTGTTATGTTGGTGTCTGCGCTGCTGACTATGAGAACAACGTTGCTTGCCATGCACCCAATGCATTCTCAGCAACCGGTAATCTCAAGTCGTTTATTGCTGGTAAGATCAGTCATTATTTCGGCTGGACTGGTCCTGGTCTTACTATCGACACGGCTTGTTCTTCctctgctgtcgctgttCACCAAGCATGCAGGGCTATTCTCGCTGGTGACTGTGTATCTGCATTGGCCGGGGGTACCAACGTCATGACCCATCCTATTTGGTTTCAGAATCTAGCTGCTGCATCCTTCCTCAGTCCAACGGGTCAATGTAAACCCTTCGATGCGAAGGCAGATGGTTACTGCCGTGGAGAAGGTGTGGCTGCAGTATTTCTGAAGAAGATGTCGGCAGCCATTGCAGACGGGGATATGATTCTGGGAACCATTTCCGGCACAGCTGTCTATCAAAATCAGAACTGCACCCCTATTTTCGTCCCCAATGCTCCTTCACTCTCTGACCTCTTCCGAGATGTCACTCAGCAATCTGGTCTCACTCCCAGTCAAATCACCGTTGTTGAAGCCCATGGCACCGGTACCCCAGTGGGTGATCCTGCTGAATACGACAGTATTCGCCAGGTGCTAGGTGGTCCTGTCCGATCGAAACCACTGCATCTCGGATCTGTCAAGGGGCTGATCGGTCACACTGAATGTACTTCTGGAGTAATTTCGCTGATCAAAGTACTGCTGATGATCCAAGAGGGCTATATCCCCCCTCAGGCCAGTTACTCTTCCCTCAACCCGGGCATCAAGGCGACCCCAAGTGACCAGATGCAAATTTCAACCACACTTCAGCCGTGGGAAGACAGCTTCAAGGCTGCTTTGATCAACAACTACGGCGCTTCTGGCTCCAACGCCTCGATGGTGGTAACACAGGCCCCGTCCAGAATCACTATTGAGACATTATCCTCTCGCAAGGACAGTGTTCGTCTTCCAATCTGGATAGCTGCTCTGGAT encodes:
- a CDS encoding flavin monoamine oxidase family protein (COG:E;~EggNog:ENOG410PKWM;~InterPro:IPR002937,IPR036188;~PFAM:PF01593,PF13450;~TransMembrane:1 (o83-106i);~antiSMASH:Cluster_7.2;~go_function: GO:0016491 - oxidoreductase activity [Evidence IEA];~go_process: GO:0055114 - oxidation-reduction process [Evidence IEA]); the protein is MDETLNLNINEWKDIRNQWALKHAEESVKNDWNYLVGKGPSISPLPSLPSPGIPFLSGDHRLPDPADKLPGDRAKPPEPENDVVLNIGVIGAGAAGLFTGLLLDFLNKKYQEKFKTHKVQFKYDILEASERVGGRLFTYNFDDSQIKKDGSVNRNYYDVGAMRFPDNPVMERLFRLFNYLEMRKANDTPNSKLGDLLPYYIKGDKEPWHFNGTTKWGDYASISAQGLDPWKLNEDGKIPEDILKKSPGDVFNGIIKTFREKLMQDKATSDKSSEGWKYLMKYDDYSARSYLALAHHPALNYETIQWMEAFNGGTEWYDQALSEAVLESLDFDWQPGTDWRCILGGSGVLAAKMVQKLKNPSSVQTSTAVTQIKNKGEKQVEIAYAQDNNSGGQSHTYNAVFSSLPLGCLQRIDTSEAKLNYGIRQAMRALSYGPSGKVGIKFKNPWWLYKLNDANLKHAGLGHSDLSIRTCVYPSYNLQTPKEEEAVLLCSYTWQQDALRLSSLVSKSKDLKNKWREETELKNVLIHDLARLHADGKPGRTVDELEDLIRDSYLEHFAFDWYQNPHSVGAFAFFGPQQFRCSWPKIIQPSGDLAIIGEAASPHHAWVVGALESAVHQVYSWLNQHKGKIHGFSYLAELLEENPPTDDPNPFQGLPPYMRTETCKWQSVLAKAYREMPDYM
- a CDS encoding uncharacterized protein (InterPro:IPR037060;~antiSMASH:Cluster_7.2;~go_function: GO:0004096 - catalase activity [Evidence IEA];~go_function: GO:0020037 - heme binding [Evidence IEA];~go_process: GO:0055114 - oxidation-reduction process [Evidence IEA]); translation: MPGPLYRNTGKIPEAPKFHNHYTLSNGCPVEDSQVSESFSKQDGKNRYASQLIQDINTIDTIPHITRVQIPER
- a CDS encoding uncharacterized protein (antiSMASH:Cluster_7.2), which encodes MEEEIAKLESKGIFELIRISDISKDKRIFPGKWVYDSKIMSPQMTDLIKPDE
- a CDS encoding uncharacterized protein (COG:S;~EggNog:ENOG410PS0X;~InterPro:IPR023213;~antiSMASH:Cluster_7.2) is translated as MPWSEKSPGHYTRPIGENESMIKTIGERGLPLNREHWSLSFSAQFKSRSKKDVDIFVKLHKAWKVLRFNNPSLASTAADGLLHYTVPDTQSLDKWTQDTFFVIDEDHITPEELIASFKPGPYVTLHYLPRHSQIIIHASHWRTDGIGAIQVLDAFFEAAASNQDPQTLPWGLEVTRLVPSVEEALNIPTTPSPEIKAEAEKCIATIALTRGAIGVDYLGDSTTLPAGTRSARLRLSESTTEAIKEACKARNISIIAAVHAAIAAVNYAAAPEECKKKPYTSTIRTTLRSYLPEPYNTPAYACGLYTSGLMFQVPASQSWLDNAEQYHHQYECVLSSEFIQARREYASQMLQILSMPLPVPLPTPSEVDISSIGDAELLMNRTYGTEDDGIDVLGISLGVETLTRQMYTFVWIFRGQLEFNLVYNEAYHDAASAGRLLVLLEDILETELKNAN